One window of the Cryptomeria japonica chromosome 7, Sugi_1.0, whole genome shotgun sequence genome contains the following:
- the LOC131041481 gene encoding uncharacterized protein LOC131041481, producing the protein MGFVRLVALKMSIKIFLIMIFCLLVSIQCNAEAKMEERNTNLTHTAYDELASKGFPSGLLPNSVAKYFFNKSSGDFSVHLNGRCDIILPPDNYPASFSKTVRGKLTEGYIQELSGIRVKAFFKWWSITGIRSKGEKLVFEVGMVTAEYPSVNFDESPDCGGSSHSSA; encoded by the coding sequence ATGGGTTTTGTTCGGCTTGTTGCATTGAAAATGTCAATCAAAATATTCTTAATTATGATTTTCTGTTTGCTAGTTTCCATTCAATGCAATGCAGAAGCCAAGATGGAAGAGCGCAACACGAATTTAACCCACACAGCATACGATGAGTTAGCCAGCAAGGGCTTTCCTTCTGGGCTTCTACCAAATAGTGTGgctaaatatttttttaacaaatcTAGCGGAGATTTCTCCGTGCATTTGAATGGGCGTTGTGATATAATCTTGCCTCCTGATAACTACCCTGCTTCTTTTTCAAAGACAGTAAGAGGAAAGCTTACAGAGGGATATATACAGGAGCTCAGTGGGATCCGTGTGAAGGCTTTTTTTAAGTGGTGGTCTATTACGGGGATCAGGTCTAAGGGCGAGAAGCTGGTTTTCGAGGTGGGGATGGTCACTGCTGAATACCCATCTGTGAATTTTGACGAAAGCCCTGATTGCGGAGGCTCCAGCCATTCCTCTGCCTGA